The sequence GCTTTGCGCTTCGGATCAGCCTCGGCCGCGGCGATGTCGGCGTCGAGCTGCGCGATGCGCAGGCCGATCGTGTCCGCCTGCCGCGCCGCGGCGAGCGGCGCCTCCAGCGCCTCGGCCTCGACGACCATCGCCAGCTTCTGCTCGGCCTCTGCGAGGGTGGAGCGCAGGCCGTTGACCCGCGCAGTGCCAGTCTCGACAGCCACGGCCAGGTCAGCCCGTGCGCTGCGCTTCTGCTCCCACTCGGCGTGGGCCGCGCGGTCTGTTGCAGTCGCCTCCTGCAACTCCGCCAGTGTGGCCTGTAGCTCCTCAACCTCGAGGGTGCTCCCGCACCTGTCGCACTCGATCTCCTCAAGGTCGTCGATGCCGCTCAGCAGGTCGGTGAGCTGCGCTATGCGCGCGATGTCCTGCCTGGCGACTATGGGCATCGGCCCTGGCTCAGGGCAGTCCTGAAGCTGCGCCTGCACCGTCGCGAGCTTGGCCTCGATCTCGGCAAGCTCATCCCTGATGCCGGCCACCTGCCCCCTGACCTGATCGGCAGTCTCATTCCGCCTGCCACGCAGGAGACTGATCTCCGCCGCCAGCTCACTCGCGCACTTCCCCCCGGCCATCTTCCGGAGCGACTCGGCCTCCTTCGCGAGGTCCGCGCGCTCCGCGATCAGCGCCGCCACGTCGACCGTCTTGGATGCCGCCTGCAGGTCGCCGGCCCGCTTCTGCAGGTTGCTGGCCCGCCGTTCGAGCTCAGCCTTGCGGCCCCGGTGCTCCGCCGCCGAGCGGTCGTCATCGCGCTGCAGCCGGCCGACCCGTTCGCGGACCTCAGCCAGCTCGTGCCCGTCCTGCGCGTGTTGGTCGGCGTCGTATGCGCTGGCCTCGCCCTGGGCGGTCTCGTAGGCGCCGCGTGCCGTCTCGGCCCCGCGCTGCGCCTCTAGGCGGTCGCTGTAGGCCGCCTTCTGCGCGGCCAGGAAGCCCGCCAGCGTGCCGTCCAGGTGCTGCCGGTATCGGGACACCGTCTTGGGGCAGCCGGCCGCCAGGAGGGCCTCCAGCGTCAGTTCCTGGATGCCGCCGAGCGCCATCAGCGCCTCGGCCTGCTCGCGGCCGTGCAGTGCTGCGAACGCGTCCGGCCGCACGGCCAGGTCGAAGATGCGCCGGGAGCCGCCGAACAACCCCAGCAGCTCGCCGGCGCGCTCCAGGATCGGCTCCGCGACGTACTCGCCCTTCTGTGCGCCGCGGCTCACCATCCGGCGGCCTATTCCCCGGCTGACCTCGCCGATCCCCTCCACCAGGGCCCGGACCTCCATGGTCTCCTCGCCCTGGCGAACCACTGCGTCAAGGCCCTTGCCATCCACCGTGGTGCCCCGGCACGCGCCGGTTACCAGGTAGGCCAGGGCGTCCTGGATGCTGCTCTTCCCGGCCCCGTTCGGGCCGACGATCGCGGTCCGCAGACCGCTGAACTCTATGTCCTGCCCCTCGAAGCAACGGAAGTTGCTGAGGGTGATGGAACGGATCATCTACGCCACCGCCTTCCGTCTGAAGGTCACGCTCGCGCGCCCGTCGGGCGTGCGGTAGGGAGCGAACGCGGGGTCGTCCTTGAGCCTGCGTTGGCTCATGGCCGTCCCGCTGATTGTGAGGATGCCGCTGGTCACGGGGTCGATGTCGCGCTCGGCCAACAGATCCAGGAGCGCGATGAGCGACTCCCGCGTGGGGATGCGCCAGGTGATCTTGCCGGCGTCCTCGCAGGCCAGCACCTTGCCGTCGGGGTAGTGGAACTCGGTCCCCGCAGCGGCCAGGCCCTGCAGGTGCTCCGCGATCCGCGCCTTGTCAGCCGCGGCGAACTTCTCCTCTTGCTCCGCGGCCACCCAGTCCCGGGCCAGCTCCTCGGCCGTGCGCTCAGCTGAGCCCTGCGACCATTCGGCGCACTGCCCAACTGCGGGGCACCAGGCACAGTAGTGGTTGACCATGCAGGGCCAGTCGCCGCTGGCATGCCAGTCCTCAGCCCGGGCCACCAGTGCCTCGAGCGCGGCGATGCCCGCGTCGAGGTCCTCGGGGTAGATCAGCCGCTCCCTCACGCCGCGCTGCCGGCCGAACAGCACGAACTGCCAGCCCACGCGCACCGGCCAGGTGAACGGCGTGCTGCTGAGCTGCTCCCAGTGCGCCAGGAGCTGCGCCGTGTAGATGATCGGGGCGAACCCCGAGGGATCCTCGGGCGCCCGTCCCGTCTTCCAGTCCCAGATGCACGGCCGGCCGTCGGAGTCGACGAACACCAGGTCAGGGATGCCCCACGCGCGGAACGCCCACCCATCAGCCTGAACCGGCTGCCACTGTAGCGTCGGCTCCGGGTAGCCCGCGGGCCCGATCTGAGCCGGCTCAACCAGCAGCACCTGCTCCCGCGTGCAGGGCAGGTGGTCGCAGAGCCGCATCAGCGCCTCGGTCAGATCCTCGATCTCCGAGAGCGGGATCCGCCCCGCGGCCGCGCTCGCCATTGCCGCACCGGCAGCGTCCGGAGCCAGGGTCTCAGCACCACCAGCCCACGCCGACAGCAGCCCTGCCAGCGCCTCGTGGAACACTGAGCCGCGGATCATCGGCCGACTCTGTGGGCGCTCCATGGCCTTGACCACCCGCTGCTGATGCCACGCCCACGGGCAGTTTCCGAGCTGGTCGGCCGAGCTGGGGCTGATCCGCTCGAGCTGGGGCAGTACCGCCATCACTCATCGCCCCCGGGGGCCGATGCGGTCCGCACCCGGCTCCGCAAGGGCTTCCGCCCCTGCAGCCCAACACGCGCGCCGTTGCCGTTGCCGTTGCTCAGTGGCGCAGGCGTCTCGCCTGCGGGCGTGGTGGCCACGCTCTCTCCCTCTCCGTTCACGGGGAGGGCCGGGGAGGGAGCCTCATCGCGCACTGCCCCCGCCGCGATCGGCTCCGGCGCGCTGTCCACCACCGTCACGCCCCGCGGCGTGTGCCTATCGCCAGCAGGCAGCGCCCGTGTCTCGCCGATGTCGCCAGCCACCAGCATCGGCCGCGTGTTCGTGCTGCCCATCAGCAGCTCGATCATCGGCTCGACCATGCTGTGGAGGACGGACTCCGCCTCGGCGATCTCCTCAGCCGTCGCCTCGCGCTTGCCGGCGATGGTCAGCACCTCGCTGACCCCGCGCTTGTTCGCCCTCTCCACCGCCTCGAGTGTGTAGACGACAGCCCAAGGCGGCACCCCGCGAAGCCGGCCCTCAGTGAGCATCCGAGTCAGCATGCCCTGCGAGGCCCAGTTGATCGGCATCTCGCGGGCTGTCGCCATCGGGCCGTCGCCAGTCCGGTGGACCATGGCGATGGTGCGCTCCGAGCACCGCCCAACGTGCGGACAGGTTGAGCACTGGGTGCCCATGTAGAGACCACTGGTGCCCTCGTGACCGTTGCTGCTTGAGCAGATCCGATTCCCCGTCACGTTCGCGAGCTCGGGGAACTCGTTGATCCACTCGATCTTCTCCTTCATCTCCTCGGGCATATAGAGCACGCGGGCCGGGTGGGCGCCCAGGAGCTGCACGTCAATGCTCTCGAGCTCCTCGCCCGTGGCCGAGTCGTAGATGTTGCCGGCCGTGAGCTTCTCGACCCGGACGGCGTCGCTCATGGGGTGTAGTGCGATGATGGAGGGGAGGCTCAGGCTCCCCGGGCTGATATAGAAGGTGTTCACGCCAC is a genomic window of Thermoanaerobaculales bacterium containing:
- a CDS encoding AAA family ATPase; protein product: MIRSITLSNFRCFEGQDIEFSGLRTAIVGPNGAGKSSIQDALAYLVTGACRGTTVDGKGLDAVVRQGEETMEVRALVEGIGEVSRGIGRRMVSRGAQKGEYVAEPILERAGELLGLFGGSRRIFDLAVRPDAFAALHGREQAEALMALGGIQELTLEALLAAGCPKTVSRYRQHLDGTLAGFLAAQKAAYSDRLEAQRGAETARGAYETAQGEASAYDADQHAQDGHELAEVRERVGRLQRDDDRSAAEHRGRKAELERRASNLQKRAGDLQAASKTVDVAALIAERADLAKEAESLRKMAGGKCASELAAEISLLRGRRNETADQVRGQVAGIRDELAEIEAKLATVQAQLQDCPEPGPMPIVARQDIARIAQLTDLLSGIDDLEEIECDRCGSTLEVEELQATLAELQEATATDRAAHAEWEQKRSARADLAVAVETGTARVNGLRSTLAEAEQKLAMVVEAEALEAPLAAARQADTIGLRIAQLDADIAAAEADPKRKAQLQEARAEAKRAAAELEELGEYVPAHAEEIRQSTE
- a CDS encoding PD-(D/E)XK nuclease family protein, translating into MAVLPQLERISPSSADQLGNCPWAWHQQRVVKAMERPQSRPMIRGSVFHEALAGLLSAWAGGAETLAPDAAGAAMASAAAGRIPLSEIEDLTEALMRLCDHLPCTREQVLLVEPAQIGPAGYPEPTLQWQPVQADGWAFRAWGIPDLVFVDSDGRPCIWDWKTGRAPEDPSGFAPIIYTAQLLAHWEQLSSTPFTWPVRVGWQFVLFGRQRGVRERLIYPEDLDAGIAALEALVARAEDWHASGDWPCMVNHYCAWCPAVGQCAEWSQGSAERTAEELARDWVAAEQEEKFAAADKARIAEHLQGLAAAGTEFHYPDGKVLACEDAGKITWRIPTRESLIALLDLLAERDIDPVTSGILTISGTAMSQRRLKDDPAFAPYRTPDGRASVTFRRKAVA